CGGATTCCTCATGGGCATGTGGATCGTGCACATTCCCGCCGTGGAACACCGCACCGGCATCAGCCACGCCGTCCTCGGCTCGCTGCTCCTGCTGTTGGGCGCCGGGGCGTTCCTGGGCATGCAGATCGCCGGGCCGCTCACGGACCGGATCGGCAGCCGCCGCACGGTTCCGGTCGGGGCGGCCTTGTGCAGTGCGGCCCTGGTGTTGCCCGCGGTGGCCGGTGACGTCCTGACCCTGGGCGTGGCCCTGTTCGTGCTGGGCTTCGGCAACGGCTGTCTCGACGTCGCCATGAACACCCATGCCGTACAGGTGGAACGGGCCTACGGGCGGCCGGTCATGTCCGCCTTCCACGCGGTGTTCTCGCTGGGCGGGGTGCTCGCCGCGCTCACCGGGGCGCTGACGCTCGGGCTCGGCTGGAGCACGACCCTGACGCTGACGACGGTGGCCGTGCTCGGCCTCGTCCTCACCGTGCCGGCCTCGGCGGCCCTGCTGCCGTCTCCCGCCGAGCAGGCGAAGGACCGTGCCGAGGCCGCGCCGGGGGTGAAACGGCGTACGCCCGCGCGGATCTGGGCCCTGGCCGCACTCGCCTTCGCGTTGATGCTCTGCGAGGGCGTCGCCAACGACTGGAGCGCGCTGCACCTGCGGGACGTCCTCGACGCCCCCGCGGCGACAGCCGCCCTGGCCTACGGCGCCTACTCCACCGCGATGACCGCCGGACGCCTGGTCACCGATCGAGTGGTGGCACGCACCGGTCCGGTGTTCGTGGTGCGGTACGGGGCCGTGTTGGCGGCCCTGGGGCTGACGGCCGCCGCGCTCGGCGACTCCGTCCCGATGGCGCTGGCCGGCTGGACGGCCTTCGGTCTCGGACTGTCCGGCTGCGTCCCGCAGTTCTTCAGCGCCGCCGGACACGAGGACCGGGGCGGCTCCGGCACCAACGTGTCCCGGGTCGCCGGCCTGGGTTACCTCGGCATGCTGGCCGGGCCGGCCGTGATCGGCCCGCTCACCCACCTGGTGCCGCTCAACCTGGCGCTGCTGCTGCCCGTCGCGCTCTGCCTCGTCGCGGCGGGCGCTG
This region of Streptomyces sp. NBC_00513 genomic DNA includes:
- a CDS encoding MFS transporter, which gives rise to MSRSLRAARLATFAFFALNGFLMGMWIVHIPAVEHRTGISHAVLGSLLLLLGAGAFLGMQIAGPLTDRIGSRRTVPVGAALCSAALVLPAVAGDVLTLGVALFVLGFGNGCLDVAMNTHAVQVERAYGRPVMSAFHAVFSLGGVLAALTGALTLGLGWSTTLTLTTVAVLGLVLTVPASAALLPSPAEQAKDRAEAAPGVKRRTPARIWALAALAFALMLCEGVANDWSALHLRDVLDAPAATAALAYGAYSTAMTAGRLVTDRVVARTGPVFVVRYGAVLAALGLTAAALGDSVPMALAGWTAFGLGLSGCVPQFFSAAGHEDRGGSGTNVSRVAGLGYLGMLAGPAVIGPLTHLVPLNLALLLPVALCLVAAGAAGVLRARPPATEGSRPRPASEPAA